Proteins from one Ketobacter alkanivorans genomic window:
- the acs gene encoding acetate--CoA ligase has product MYEIKNHPVDPAYAKDANLTLEQYQAWYKESLEQPDQFWAARAEQFLTWSKPWSKVNEYDFSKGEATWFKDGKLNASYNCIDRHLATRGDQVAIIWEGDDPNDDAKITYKELHEQVCRLSNALKQRGVKKGDRVCIYMPMIPEAAYAMLACTRVGAVHSVVFGGFSPESLKDRILDSDCQVLITADEGVRGGRHIPLKENADKALEHCPDVHTCLVVKRTGGDIAWHDNRDIWYHELIAQMSSDCPAQEMDSEDPMFILYTSGSTGKPKGVMHTTAGYMLGSAMTHKYILDYREGDIFWCTADVGWITGHSYIIYGPLANGATTVMFEGVPTYPDASRCWQVVDKHKVNTFYTAPTAIRALMSQGEGPVKQCSRASIRLLGTVGEPINPEAWEWYYNVVGEARCPIVDTWWQTETGSVMIAPLPGAFTLKPGSATLPFFGIEPALVDGEGNELEGATEGNLIIKRSWPSQIRSVYGDHQRCIDTYFSTYPGSYFTGDGARRDEDGYYWITGRVDDVLNVSGHRMGTAEIESALVLHKAVAEAAVVGYPHDIKGQGVYAYVTLMSGIQPSEALRKELLDVVSKEIGAIAKPDLIQWAPGLPKTRSGKIMRRILRKIAANELDTLGDTSTLADPSVVNDLIDNRANQ; this is encoded by the coding sequence ATGTACGAAATCAAGAATCATCCGGTGGATCCCGCCTACGCCAAAGATGCCAATCTCACGCTGGAGCAGTATCAGGCCTGGTATAAGGAATCCCTCGAGCAACCGGATCAGTTCTGGGCTGCCCGTGCAGAGCAGTTTCTCACTTGGTCCAAGCCTTGGAGCAAAGTGAACGAATACGATTTCAGCAAGGGCGAGGCCACGTGGTTCAAAGATGGCAAACTCAACGCCAGCTATAACTGCATCGATCGCCACCTGGCTACACGGGGCGATCAGGTTGCCATTATCTGGGAAGGCGACGATCCGAACGACGACGCCAAGATCACCTATAAAGAGCTTCATGAACAGGTCTGCCGTTTAAGCAACGCCCTGAAACAACGTGGCGTGAAGAAAGGCGACCGAGTCTGCATCTATATGCCCATGATCCCGGAAGCCGCCTACGCCATGCTGGCCTGCACCCGCGTCGGTGCGGTGCATTCTGTGGTGTTTGGTGGGTTTTCTCCCGAATCATTGAAAGACCGTATTCTGGATTCGGACTGTCAGGTGTTGATTACGGCGGATGAGGGAGTACGGGGCGGCCGCCACATCCCTCTTAAGGAGAACGCCGACAAAGCGCTGGAGCATTGCCCCGATGTCCATACCTGCCTGGTGGTAAAACGCACCGGCGGTGACATTGCCTGGCACGATAACCGCGATATCTGGTATCACGAGCTGATCGCCCAGATGAGCAGCGATTGCCCGGCGCAGGAAATGGATTCGGAGGATCCGATGTTCATTCTTTACACCTCCGGCTCCACCGGCAAACCCAAGGGCGTGATGCACACCACAGCAGGCTATATGCTCGGCTCTGCCATGACCCACAAGTACATTCTGGATTATCGTGAAGGGGATATTTTCTGGTGTACCGCTGATGTGGGCTGGATCACCGGGCATTCGTATATCATCTACGGCCCGCTGGCCAACGGTGCCACTACAGTGATGTTCGAAGGGGTTCCGACTTATCCGGATGCGTCCCGCTGCTGGCAAGTGGTGGATAAACATAAGGTCAATACCTTCTACACCGCCCCCACTGCCATCCGCGCACTGATGAGCCAAGGGGAAGGCCCGGTCAAACAATGCAGCCGCGCCAGCATCCGCCTGCTGGGCACCGTGGGTGAGCCCATCAACCCGGAAGCCTGGGAATGGTATTACAACGTGGTAGGCGAGGCTCGCTGCCCCATCGTGGATACCTGGTGGCAAACGGAAACCGGCTCGGTGATGATCGCGCCCCTGCCCGGCGCATTCACGCTCAAACCCGGCTCCGCCACCTTGCCCTTTTTCGGCATCGAACCGGCACTGGTGGATGGCGAAGGCAACGAACTGGAAGGTGCCACCGAAGGCAACCTGATCATCAAGCGCAGCTGGCCCAGCCAGATTCGCAGCGTGTACGGCGACCATCAACGCTGCATCGACACTTACTTCTCCACCTACCCTGGCAGCTACTTTACCGGAGACGGAGCCCGTCGTGATGAAGACGGCTACTATTGGATCACCGGCCGGGTAGATGACGTATTAAACGTATCCGGCCACCGCATGGGCACCGCCGAGATCGAAAGCGCGCTGGTGCTGCACAAAGCCGTAGCAGAGGCCGCCGTGGTGGGCTACCCTCACGACATTAAGGGTCAGGGCGTGTATGCCTATGTCACCCTGATGTCGGGCATTCAACCCTCGGAAGCGCTGCGCAAAGAGTTGCTGGATGTAGTGTCCAAGGAAATCGGAGCCATCGCCAAGCCGGATCTGATCCAGTGGGCGCCGGGGCTGCCTAAAACCCGCTCGGGCAAGATCATGCGCCGTATTCTTCGCAAGATCGCCGCCAACGAGCTGGATACCCTGGGGGATACCTCAACCCTGGCCGACCCATCTGTGGTAAATGACCTGATTGACAATCGCGCCAATCAGTAG
- a CDS encoding methyltransferase family protein: MTVYQHTNHMNPANGVLGSSQKAALILYSTISYLIGFSGLMAVILSMAGIIPMASWVTLTTHSTAAVIINGLLVCLFGLQHSIMARPFFKRAFNAWFTPASERSTYVWSSGVTLMIILALWQPVEGTLWQAQSLLSQVALWSLFALGWGYLFAATFSINHWDLFGLRQMWFAINDREYVSPEFKENWMYRYSRHPIMLGALIGMWCVPEMTASKFVLTAFLTLYVFVGVSFEEKDLIREFGQRYLEYKQRVGMFFTFR; the protein is encoded by the coding sequence ATGACCGTATACCAACACACCAACCACATGAACCCTGCTAACGGAGTTCTGGGCAGCAGCCAAAAAGCGGCTCTGATTCTGTACAGTACCATTTCCTACCTGATCGGTTTTTCTGGGTTGATGGCTGTTATTTTGTCCATGGCCGGAATCATCCCCATGGCGAGCTGGGTAACATTAACCACCCACTCCACCGCTGCTGTGATCATCAATGGGTTGCTGGTCTGCCTGTTTGGTCTGCAGCATTCCATAATGGCGCGGCCTTTCTTTAAACGTGCCTTTAACGCCTGGTTCACCCCTGCCAGTGAACGCAGCACCTACGTTTGGAGCAGCGGCGTAACCCTGATGATCATCCTGGCACTATGGCAACCGGTTGAAGGAACGCTTTGGCAAGCACAAAGCCTGCTCTCACAGGTCGCCTTATGGTCATTGTTTGCGCTAGGTTGGGGCTATCTGTTTGCCGCGACGTTCTCCATTAATCATTGGGATCTGTTTGGTCTGCGCCAAATGTGGTTTGCCATCAATGATCGTGAATATGTGTCGCCCGAGTTCAAAGAAAACTGGATGTATCGCTACAGCCGCCACCCCATCATGCTGGGCGCACTGATCGGCATGTGGTGTGTACCGGAAATGACTGCCAGCAAGTTTGTACTCACTGCTTTTCTAACCCTGTACGTATTCGTTGGTGTCAGTTTCGAAGAGAAAGACCTGATCCGGGAGTTTGGCCAACGCTATCTGGAATACAAACAGCGCGTAGGCATGTTCTTTACCTTTCGATAG
- a CDS encoding adenosylcobalamin-dependent ribonucleoside-diphosphate reductase — translation MSAVSYQPVEKQAEKEIPLQEASQDIWRQKYCLQDSEGNPVDASIDHSFQRVARALADVEVDDAKKAEWYDKFLWALRHGAIPAGRILSNAGAQAYKADTSTINCTVSGTVNDTMSGILEKNYEAGLTLKAGCGIGYEFSTLRPRGAYVSGAGAKTSGPLSFMDIFDRTCFTVSSAGGRRGAQMATFDVSHPDVLEFIKAKREDGRLRQFNLSLLIGEEFIDCVVKDEEWPLVFPIKANSPDANKMDLKDKTKVVWREWPANDGYIVNDKGLVACKIYGYEKARKIWHAIMSSTYDFAEPGFILIDKVNEMNNNWFCENIRATNPCGEQPLPEYGSCLLGSVNLTRFVRNPFTEKAFFDWDEYRKVVSTFTRMLDNVVEINGLPLERQRHEITHKRRHGMGFLGLGSTLTMLRMKYGSPDSVEFTEQVSKEMAVTGWKTGLALSEEKGPAPIMEQEFKVDGAMLRKRPEMKKDGYKVGDKIKGKVLHAKYSRYMQRVAEAEPELVEKLSQVGSRFTHHSSIAPTGTISLSIANNASNGIEPSFAHHYSRNIIREGRKSKEKVDVFSYELLAYRELVNSDALPFTDEADKQLPEYFTATDNVSPEQHVDIQAAAQKWVDSSISKTINVPTDFEYDKFKDIYLYAFRKGLKGCTTFRFNPEAFQGVLVKEKDIEATLYRFTLEDGTVLEVKGNEEILYDGEVHSAANLYDALKEGYYGKL, via the coding sequence ATGAGCGCTGTATCTTATCAACCAGTAGAGAAGCAAGCTGAAAAGGAAATTCCCCTGCAGGAGGCATCCCAGGACATCTGGCGGCAGAAATACTGCCTGCAGGACAGTGAAGGTAATCCTGTGGACGCGTCCATTGATCACTCCTTTCAGCGAGTGGCCCGAGCCCTGGCAGACGTAGAAGTCGACGACGCCAAGAAAGCCGAATGGTATGACAAATTTCTGTGGGCTTTGCGCCACGGTGCCATCCCGGCGGGCCGTATCCTGTCCAATGCCGGTGCCCAGGCTTATAAAGCCGACACCTCAACCATTAACTGCACCGTGTCCGGTACAGTTAATGACACCATGTCCGGTATTCTGGAAAAGAACTACGAAGCAGGCCTGACCCTGAAAGCCGGTTGCGGTATCGGCTACGAGTTCTCGACCCTGCGTCCGCGCGGAGCCTACGTGTCCGGCGCGGGTGCCAAAACCTCCGGCCCACTGTCCTTTATGGATATCTTTGACCGCACCTGCTTCACCGTGTCCTCTGCCGGTGGTCGTCGTGGTGCCCAAATGGCGACATTCGACGTGTCCCATCCGGACGTATTGGAATTTATCAAGGCCAAGCGTGAAGACGGTCGGCTGCGTCAGTTCAACCTGTCTCTGCTGATCGGAGAAGAGTTCATCGATTGTGTGGTGAAGGATGAAGAATGGCCGCTGGTGTTCCCCATCAAGGCCAACAGCCCTGATGCCAACAAAATGGATCTGAAAGACAAGACCAAGGTAGTGTGGCGCGAGTGGCCTGCCAATGACGGCTACATCGTCAATGATAAAGGCCTGGTTGCCTGCAAAATCTACGGTTACGAAAAAGCCCGCAAGATCTGGCACGCCATCATGTCCTCTACTTATGATTTTGCCGAGCCTGGTTTCATCCTCATCGACAAGGTGAATGAGATGAACAACAACTGGTTCTGCGAAAACATCCGGGCCACCAACCCCTGTGGCGAGCAGCCTCTGCCTGAGTATGGCAGCTGCCTGCTGGGTTCAGTGAACCTGACCCGTTTTGTGCGTAATCCGTTCACCGAAAAGGCCTTTTTCGATTGGGATGAATACCGCAAAGTAGTGTCCACCTTCACGCGCATGCTGGATAACGTAGTGGAAATCAACGGCTTGCCGCTGGAGCGCCAACGCCACGAGATCACTCACAAGCGTCGTCATGGCATGGGTTTTCTGGGGTTGGGCTCAACCCTCACGATGCTGCGCATGAAATATGGATCGCCTGATTCCGTGGAGTTCACCGAGCAGGTATCCAAAGAAATGGCCGTTACCGGTTGGAAAACCGGCCTGGCGCTTTCAGAAGAGAAAGGCCCAGCGCCCATCATGGAGCAGGAGTTCAAGGTGGATGGCGCGATGCTGCGCAAACGCCCTGAAATGAAAAAGGATGGCTACAAAGTCGGCGACAAGATCAAAGGCAAGGTGCTGCACGCAAAATACAGCCGTTATATGCAACGGGTTGCCGAAGCAGAGCCTGAGCTGGTTGAAAAGCTGTCTCAGGTGGGATCTCGTTTTACCCACCATTCCTCCATCGCGCCGACGGGAACCATCTCTCTGTCCATCGCCAACAACGCCAGTAACGGTATTGAGCCCAGCTTTGCGCACCACTATTCGCGCAACATCATCCGTGAAGGTCGCAAATCCAAAGAGAAGGTCGACGTGTTCTCTTACGAACTGCTGGCCTATCGTGAACTGGTGAACAGTGATGCCCTGCCCTTTACCGACGAGGCAGACAAACAGTTGCCAGAGTACTTCACGGCGACGGATAATGTCTCACCGGAACAGCATGTGGACATCCAGGCAGCGGCGCAGAAATGGGTGGATTCCTCCATTTCCAAAACCATCAACGTGCCCACGGACTTTGAATACGATAAGTTTAAAGACATCTACCTGTACGCTTTCCGTAAAGGTCTGAAAGGCTGTACTACCTTCCGCTTTAACCCGGAAGCCTTCCAGGGCGTGCTGGTGAAAGAAAAGGATATAGAGGCAACCCTGTATCGCTTTACCCTGGAAGACGGCACCGTACTGGAAGTCAAAGGTAACGAAGAGATACTGTACGATGGGGAAGTGCATTCCGCCGCCAACCTGTACGATGCCTTGAAAGAAGGCTACTACGGCAAGCTCTAA
- a CDS encoding TSCPD domain-containing protein: protein MAKEIKSKIVGYEVVKADQPQAEPVKPESNVVHMHESVERPEMLLGSTYKIKTPLSDHALYITINDIILNEDTEHEQRRPFEIFINSKNMENFQWVLALTRVISAVFRKGGDCTFLVEELKAVFDPKGGYFKRGGKFMPSLVAEIGEAIENHMRMIGMIKSDLDEHQKAFIEKKKQEITAQAKKPEASHEEESSFPAGASLCGKCSTKAVIYMDGCMTCLNCGDSKCG from the coding sequence ATGGCTAAAGAAATCAAATCAAAAATCGTTGGCTACGAAGTGGTTAAAGCCGATCAGCCTCAAGCTGAGCCGGTAAAGCCCGAAAGCAACGTCGTGCATATGCACGAAAGTGTGGAGCGCCCCGAGATGCTGTTGGGCTCTACCTACAAAATCAAAACGCCGTTATCCGATCATGCGTTGTACATCACCATCAACGACATCATCCTTAACGAAGATACTGAGCACGAGCAGCGTCGCCCCTTTGAGATTTTCATCAACTCAAAGAACATGGAAAACTTCCAGTGGGTACTGGCGCTGACTCGGGTAATTTCTGCTGTATTCCGTAAGGGGGGTGATTGCACCTTCCTGGTGGAAGAGCTGAAAGCAGTATTCGATCCTAAAGGGGGTTACTTCAAGCGTGGTGGAAAGTTCATGCCCTCGCTGGTGGCTGAAATCGGCGAAGCCATTGAGAACCACATGCGCATGATCGGTATGATTAAGAGCGATCTGGACGAGCACCAGAAAGCCTTTATTGAGAAGAAAAAGCAGGAGATCACAGCCCAGGCAAAAAAGCCTGAAGCGTCGCACGAGGAAGAGAGCTCCTTTCCAGCCGGAGCCAGCCTGTGCGGCAAGTGTAGTACCAAGGCCGTCATCTACATGGATGGCTGCATGACCTGCTTGAACTGCGGGGATTCCAAGTGCGGCTGA